A segment of the Acidimicrobiales bacterium genome:
GCAGCCCTGAGGGGCTCACAGCGACGACAGCACCCCCAGGACGTTGTCGTTCGAGGGGATCTCCCACTGCTGGGTGCCGATCGAGTCGAAGCGCACGATCCCGGCCCGGTCGACGACGAACACTGCGGGACGCTGGCCGAGGCTCACCAGCTTGCTGACCACGTCGTAGGAGTCGAAGACGGTGTGGTCGGCGTCGGGCAACAGAGAGAAGGGGTAGTCGCTGTCCCGTACGAACCGAGCGACTCCCTCAGCGCTGTCCGGCGCGATGGCCACCACGGACGCGCCGGCCTGGCGGAACCTGTCGATGTCGTCTCGCAACTGCGAGAGGTGCCGTCGGCAGAACGGTCAGCCGAACCCTCGCAGGAACACCACGACGACCGGACCGCTCTCGACGGCATGGGCCAAGCGGAACTCGGCACCGTGCTGGTCGGTGAGGGTGAAGTCGGGGGCGGGCTGACCCACCGTCGCTGTGCGGCTGCTGACGCTCATCGGGCCACTCCTCGACGGTCATCATGCCACGACTGATCTGCAGCGGAGGAAGCCCGCGGGGGAGCCGTCCCGCTGGCCCGGTCAACCTTGTGACCTGGCCTCTTCGTGGTCGGGCTGCGGGGATTCGAACCCCGGACCTCTTGACCCCCAGTCAAGCGCGCTAACCAAGCTGCGCCACAGCCCGCGAGACCCGAGACCCTACCCGAGCCCGGCCCGGGCGCGGAACCGGGCAGCCCGACCCACCCCCCGTCTTCATCGCGCCGACGACGGCTCGCGCGTCGCCGCCGCGGACGGCATGGCGGTCGTGCCGTGTACGTCGCGACGGCGCCGGCCCACGCGTCGCGGGCGCGATGAAGACCCCGGGGGGGTGGGGGGTCGGGGCGACAGGAACGAGACGAGCGGGCTCAGCCCACGAGCCAGGCCACCAGCTGCCAGAGACGCCAGCCCAGGTACAGCGCCACCGCCACCACCAGCAGCGTGAAGTGCCACGGCACCTTGGGGCGCGGCTCGGCCTCACCCTCTCGGCGCTCCTCGGCCGCCGCGACCGCCGCCGGCTTGGTGGCCTCGAGCTCGCGGCCGCACGAGGGGCAGCGCCCGTCGGCCGGCAGGCTGTTCGGGCTCCAGAACTTGGAGCACTCGTCGCACCAGGGCATCGGCCCTACACCGGCGGGATGCCGTGGCGCTTGTCGACCAGATGGCGGTCGCGTCCCACCGCCAGCTCGAGGCGCTGCAGCAGCTCGCCCCGCAGGGCCTCGAACGGGATCACCGCGTCGATCACCAGCTCCGACGCCAGCCGGAGCAGGTCGACGTCGGCCTCGTAGACCGCCCGGCGCTCGGCCACGAAGTGCTCGCGCTCCTCGGGGTCGTCGATGGCGGCGATCTTGTTGGCGTAGACGGCGTTGACGGCGGCCTCGGGACCCATCACCGCGATCTTGGCCGTGGGGAGGGCGATGGTGGCCTCGGGGTCGAACGCCGGCCCGGCCATGGCGTACAGGCCGGCCCCGTACGCCTTGCGCACGATCACCGACACCTTGGGCACGGTGGCCTCGGTGACCGCCGTGATCATCTTGGCCCCGTGGCGGATGATCCCCTGTCGCTCCACCTGGGTGCCGACCATGAACCCCGGCACGTCGGCCAGGAAGACCAGCGGGACGTTGAACGCGTCGCAGAGCCAGATGAACCGGGCCGCCTTGTCGGCCGAGTCGACGAAGAGCACGCCACCCTTCTGCATCGGGTTGTTGGCCACGAAGCCCACGGTGCGGCCGTCGAGCCGGCCCAGCCCCACGATCAGCTCCGGCGCGAAGAGCGGCTTCAGCTCGAAGAACGACCCGGCGTCGACGATGCCGTCGATGACGTGGTGCATGTCGTACGCGCGCCGCTCCTCGTCGGGCACCACGCCTGCGTGCAGGGGCCGGGCCGGCTCCTCCGGCTGGTACTCGGGGGGCGGCTCCTGCCAGTGCGACGGCAGGTAGGAGAACCAGCGCCGGGCCTGATCGATGGCGTCCGCGTCGTCGACGGCCAGGTTGTCGCCGCACCCCGACACCGAGGCGTGCATCCGCGCCCCGCCCATCTCCTCCAGCGTGGCCTTCTCCCCGATCACCATCTCGGCCATCCGGGGCGAGCCCAGGTACATCGAGGCGTTGCCCTCCACCATGATCACCAGGTCGCAGAAGGCGGGGATGTACGCGCCGCCGGCGGCCGAGGGCCCGAAGAGGCAGCAGATCTGGGGCACCTTCCCCGACAGCCGCACCTGGTTGGCGAAGATCCGCCCCGCCCCCCGACGGCCGGGGAACAGCTCGACCTGGTCGGTGATGCGAGCGCCGGCCGAGTCGACCAGCCAGAACACCGGCAGCTCGTGTCGCAGGGCGTGCTCCGTCAGCCGCACGATCTTCTCCACCGTCCGGGCGCCCCACGAGCCGGCCTTCACGGTCGGGTCGTTGGCCATGACGCAGACGGCCCGCCCGTCGACACGCCCCACCCCGGTGACCACCCCGTCGGCCGGGAGGTCCGGTGCCGCGGCGTTGGCGAGCAGCCCGTCCTCGACGAAGCTCCCCGGATCGAGCAGCAGCGCCAGCCGGTCCCGCACGAAGAGCTTCTTCTGGCGGGCGAGCTTCTCGGCCTCCTTGGCCAGGTTGCCCGACCGGGCCCGCTCCAGCAGGAACTCCAGGTTCTCCACGCTCGCTCCTCGCTGCCCCGCCCTACGAGGAGCGGCGGCGCACCCGCAGCTTGATCGGCGTCGCACCGAACCCGAAGTGCTCACGGATCCGACGCTCCAGGTAGCGAAGGTACGTCGGCGGCAGCTCCCGGTTCGCGAACAGGGTGAACGTGGGCGGATCGGTGGCCCCCTGGGTGGCGTACAGCACCTTGGCGCCGCCCGGCGCGGGCTGGGCCGCCTGGGCCTCGGCCATCAGCTGGTTGACCGCCCGGGTGGGGACCCGCTTGCGGTACACCTCGATGGCGTCGGCCAGCAGCGGGAGGAGGCGATGGACGCCCTTGCCGCCGAGGGCGCTGATGCGCAGCACGGGGGCGTCACCGATGAAGCGCAGCCGGTCCCCCACCTGGCGGGCCACGTCCTCGCGCTGCTCGGTGTCGAGCAGCTCCCACTTGTTCAGCAGCACCACGACGGGGCAGCCGGCGGCATCGACCCGCTCGGCCAGACGCTGGTCCTGGTGGGTGACGCCCTCGGTGGCGTCGATCACCAGGAACGCCACGTCGGCACCGTCGACGGCCTGGAGCGCCCGCACCATCGAGTAGTACTCGGTGCCGTCGTCGATCCGGCTCTTGCGGCGCATGCCCGCCGTGTCGATGAAGCGGATGGGCCCGTCGGGCGTGTCCACCACCGTGTCGACCGTGTCGCGGGTGGTGCCCGGGAGATCGTGCACCACGGACCGCTCGTCACCGATGAGCCGGTTGAACAGGGTCGACTTGCCCACGTTCGGGCGCCCCACGATGGCCACCGCCGGAGTGTCGTCGGACCCGGCCGGCGCGGCCGCGGGCTCGCCACCGTGCTCCACGACCGGCTCCTCGGGGGGGAGGAGGGCGACCACCGAGTCGAGCAGGTCGCCCGCGCCCCGCCCGTGGAGCGCGCTCACCGGCTGCGGGTCGCCCAAACCCAGCCGCACGAAGTCCCAGATGTCGTGCTCGCGGCGGCCGGAGTCGACCTTGTTCACCACCACCAGCACCGGCCGCGCGGCCCGCCGCAGCCAGGCCGCCACCGCCGCGTCCTCCTCGGTGACGCCCACGGTGGCGTCGACCACCAGCAGCACGACGTCGGCCTCGGTGACGGCCCGCTCGCTCTGCCGGCTGACCTTGGCGTCCAGATCGGTGCCGCCCGGCAGCCAGCCACCGGTGTCGACCAGTCGGAACTCCCGACCCTCCCACTCGGCCACCACCGCCTTGCGGTCGCGGGTGACGCCGGGGCGCTCCTCGACGATCGCCTCGCGCCGACCGAGGATCCGGTTCAGCAGGGTCGACTTGCCCACGTTGGGCCGGCCGACGATGGCCACGGTGGGGAGCCCGCCGCCCACGTCAGGCCTCCAGCGCGGCGCGCAGGGCGACGCCGTCGGTGGCCACGATCTCCACCGGCCGTGGCAGGTCGGCCGGCGTGCGCCCGTCGAGGAAGCGGCCCTGCGACAGGCACACGTCGGGCAGCAGGTAGCGGTGCCCCTCCGGCTCGCGGGCGAGGGCTCGGGCCAGGTCCTCCCCCACGAGCAGCCCGCTGACGCCCGTGTTGCCGCCGAAGAAGTCGTTGCGGACCGCGACCACCCGCACGTCGTCGCGACCGAGGGTCCCGACCAGCGGTTCGAGCACCTGCGCACCGTAGGTGCCGGTGAGGATGCCGACCGGGGCCCGCCGGCCGGGGCGGAGCACCACCCGGCCGACACTGACCGGGACCCGGGCAGGGGCCGGCTGCGGCGCCGAGCGCGGAGCGCGGTATCCCTCGGCCGGAGCCCCGTCGACCCAGGCGAAGAACCCGGCCTGGGGTCCCGTCGGCGCCGTCACCGCCCCGGTGAACTCCAGCTCGAACGTGCGGGCCATCCCCACGCCGTCCTCGTGCATGGGGAACCCCTCGTAGGCCTCGGGGGGTGGGAACGGGCGACCGGCCAGCAGGTAGTACTCGTCGGCCGCGAAGGCCAGGCGGCGCCCGAGGGTGGCGAGGAGCTCGGCCTGCCACCGCTCGACGAGGTCGACCACCGCGGCCGCCTCCTGGATCGTGTGCGGCCGCATCGCCGGCTCGCGGTTGAGACGGCTCACGCCCAGCGGCACCACGCACAGCGAGGCCAGCTCCGGGTACTCGTCGAGCACGCCGCAGAGGGTGTCGTCGAGCACGGCGCCGTCGTTGACCCCGGGGCACACCACGACCTGGCCGTGCACCACCACCCCGTGGTCGAGCAGGGCGCGCAGCCAGCGCAGGCTGGTGGCGCCCCGCCGGTTGCGCAGCAGACGCGACCGCACGTCGGGGTCGGTGGCGTGGATGCTCACGTGCAGCGGCGACAGCCCCTCGGTCACCACCCGCTCCAGGTCGGCCTCGGTGAACCGGGTGAGCGTCGTGAAGTTCCCGTACAGGAACGACAGGCGGTAGTCGTCGTCCTTCAGGTAGAGGCTCTCGCGGAGGCCCGGCGGCAGCTGGTGGATGAAGCAGAACTCGCAGTGGTTGTCGCAGGTGCGCACCTGGTCGAACAGCGCCGAGTGGACCTCCACCCCGAGGGGCTCGCCCTCGGCCTTCTCGACCCGCAGCGAGACCTCCAGGCCGCCACGTGCGACCTCGAGCTCCACCTCGGCCTCGTCGGCCAGCAAGCGGTACTGGATGACGTCCCTCGGGACCCGCCCGTTCATGGCGAGGATCTCGTCGCCCACCGAGACGCCGGCCCGCTGGGCCGCCGACGCGGGCGCGACGGCGACCACCCGGGGCGAGGACATGGACCCAGGATACGGCCGGCACCTGGGTAGCCTTGACCCGTGCCCGTCGACAAGGTGCTGCTGGCCGCCCCCCGCGGCTTCTGCGCCGGCGTGGAGATGGCGATCAAGGCCCTCGGGTGGATGGTCCGGGCCTTCGAGCCACCCGTGTACTGCTACCACGAGATCGTCCACAACAAGTTGGTGGTCGACCGCTTCCGCGAGCTCGGGGTGGTGTTCGTCGACGACGTCGCCGACGTGCCCCCCGGGGCGCCGCTCATGCTGTCGGCCCACGGCTCGGCCCCCGAGGTCGTGGCCGAGGCCCGGGCCGGCGGCGGCTACGTCGTCGACGCCGTCTGCCCGCTGGTGACCAAGGTGC
Coding sequences within it:
- a CDS encoding redoxin domain-containing protein; amino-acid sequence: MRDDIDRFRQAGASVVAIAPDSAEGVARFVRDSDYPFSLLPDADHTVFDSYDVVSKLVSLGQRPAVFVVDRAGIVRFDSIGTQQWEIPSNDNVLGVLSSL
- a CDS encoding redoxin domain-containing protein, whose protein sequence is MSVSSRTATVGQPAPDFTLTDQHGAEFRLAHAVESGPVVVVFLRGFG
- a CDS encoding acyl-CoA carboxylase subunit beta, whose amino-acid sequence is MENLEFLLERARSGNLAKEAEKLARQKKLFVRDRLALLLDPGSFVEDGLLANAAAPDLPADGVVTGVGRVDGRAVCVMANDPTVKAGSWGARTVEKIVRLTEHALRHELPVFWLVDSAGARITDQVELFPGRRGAGRIFANQVRLSGKVPQICCLFGPSAAGGAYIPAFCDLVIMVEGNASMYLGSPRMAEMVIGEKATLEEMGGARMHASVSGCGDNLAVDDADAIDQARRWFSYLPSHWQEPPPEYQPEEPARPLHAGVVPDEERRAYDMHHVIDGIVDAGSFFELKPLFAPELIVGLGRLDGRTVGFVANNPMQKGGVLFVDSADKAARFIWLCDAFNVPLVFLADVPGFMVGTQVERQGIIRHGAKMITAVTEATVPKVSVIVRKAYGAGLYAMAGPAFDPEATIALPTAKIAVMGPEAAVNAVYANKIAAIDDPEEREHFVAERRAVYEADVDLLRLASELVIDAVIPFEALRGELLQRLELAVGRDRHLVDKRHGIPPV
- the der gene encoding ribosome biogenesis GTPase Der, coding for MGGGLPTVAIVGRPNVGKSTLLNRILGRREAIVEERPGVTRDRKAVVAEWEGREFRLVDTGGWLPGGTDLDAKVSRQSERAVTEADVVLLVVDATVGVTEEDAAVAAWLRRAARPVLVVVNKVDSGRREHDIWDFVRLGLGDPQPVSALHGRGAGDLLDSVVALLPPEEPVVEHGGEPAAAPAGSDDTPAVAIVGRPNVGKSTLFNRLIGDERSVVHDLPGTTRDTVDTVVDTPDGPIRFIDTAGMRRKSRIDDGTEYYSMVRALQAVDGADVAFLVIDATEGVTHQDQRLAERVDAAGCPVVVLLNKWELLDTEQREDVARQVGDRLRFIGDAPVLRISALGGKGVHRLLPLLADAIEVYRKRVPTRAVNQLMAEAQAAQPAPGGAKVLYATQGATDPPTFTLFANRELPPTYLRYLERRIREHFGFGATPIKLRVRRRSS
- a CDS encoding DUF512 domain-containing protein produces the protein MSSPRVVAVAPASAAQRAGVSVGDEILAMNGRVPRDVIQYRLLADEAEVELEVARGGLEVSLRVEKAEGEPLGVEVHSALFDQVRTCDNHCEFCFIHQLPPGLRESLYLKDDDYRLSFLYGNFTTLTRFTEADLERVVTEGLSPLHVSIHATDPDVRSRLLRNRRGATSLRWLRALLDHGVVVHGQVVVCPGVNDGAVLDDTLCGVLDEYPELASLCVVPLGVSRLNREPAMRPHTIQEAAAVVDLVERWQAELLATLGRRLAFAADEYYLLAGRPFPPPEAYEGFPMHEDGVGMARTFELEFTGAVTAPTGPQAGFFAWVDGAPAEGYRAPRSAPQPAPARVPVSVGRVVLRPGRRAPVGILTGTYGAQVLEPLVGTLGRDDVRVVAVRNDFFGGNTGVSGLLVGEDLARALAREPEGHRYLLPDVCLSQGRFLDGRTPADLPRPVEIVATDGVALRAALEA